Proteins from a genomic interval of Natronorubrum sediminis:
- a CDS encoding ATP-grasp domain-containing protein yields MSSNDSPTIGITYFAEGGEPLKRKLFDRVCSWADLVLLSPEQTHPDLSEMGLDLYHMARWSWSAYADFERAADAGIPTINSYHGARITADRVKSAQAMLDHGLPFAEFEYGTDDEVTLTPPVIVKPRHELHDSGHEFRVVYSGDLDFDGARIVQRYIVPNRSFKLFSVGEHVRATEIVPGEEEPQEVPVSRYFDELVAEIATLFDLELFELDILVHKAYYIIDVNPVVSLAGVSDALDVYEGLFRSICDA; encoded by the coding sequence ATGAGCAGTAATGACTCTCCGACGATCGGGATCACGTACTTCGCGGAGGGAGGCGAACCACTCAAGCGAAAACTATTCGACAGAGTTTGCTCGTGGGCCGACCTCGTGCTCCTGAGTCCGGAGCAGACACATCCTGATCTTTCCGAGATGGGCCTGGATCTGTATCACATGGCTCGCTGGTCGTGGTCGGCGTATGCAGATTTCGAACGGGCAGCCGACGCCGGAATTCCGACGATCAATTCGTATCATGGAGCCAGAATTACCGCGGACCGCGTGAAATCTGCGCAAGCGATGCTCGACCACGGACTGCCGTTCGCGGAGTTCGAATACGGAACCGACGACGAGGTGACGCTCACACCACCCGTTATCGTCAAACCGCGACACGAACTCCACGACAGCGGACACGAATTTCGAGTGGTCTATTCCGGTGACCTCGACTTCGATGGAGCGCGAATCGTCCAGCGATACATCGTTCCGAACCGATCCTTCAAGCTTTTTTCCGTCGGCGAACACGTGCGAGCGACCGAAATCGTTCCGGGCGAAGAGGAACCGCAGGAAGTCCCCGTTTCACGCTACTTCGACGAACTGGTGGCGGAAATCGCTACACTATTCGATCTGGAGTTGTTCGAACTCGACATTCTCGTTCACAAGGCTTACTATATCATCGACGTCAATCCAGTGGTGAGTCTCGCGGGCGTCAGCGACGCGCTCGACGTGTACGAGGGCCTGTTTCGATCGATCTGCGACGCGTAA
- a CDS encoding alpha/beta fold hydrolase: protein MNAEYWWQKNTETLADDHHVVTVDLRGHGLSGKTSENHTLAQYAHDIRHVVRSLNLEDVTAIGWSMGGAVVLTYLDQLGSDRLRAAGLVETGPMLFPDAGWDHPTMGGLTPEAFEELVETIHSDRPAFAKQFISDMFADPPSTERIDEMYAETMKTPTSVATAITRDVAESDLRGVIPEIPIPTLLLYSEQSKVYPSDLGEWMHGQIPDSELMLFPESGHCPFWEEPDEFNDAVTSFVEQRADRDVETEGTE from the coding sequence ATGAACGCGGAATATTGGTGGCAGAAGAACACGGAGACCCTTGCAGACGACCACCACGTGGTCACCGTCGATCTCCGCGGTCATGGACTCTCCGGAAAAACCAGCGAGAACCATACGTTAGCGCAATACGCACACGATATCCGCCATGTCGTGCGATCGTTGAACCTAGAGGACGTTACGGCGATCGGCTGGTCGATGGGTGGTGCCGTGGTGCTGACGTACCTCGACCAGTTGGGTAGCGACCGGCTCCGTGCCGCTGGACTCGTTGAGACGGGTCCCATGCTCTTCCCAGATGCAGGCTGGGACCATCCGACAATGGGCGGACTCACCCCCGAAGCATTTGAAGAACTCGTCGAGACCATCCACTCCGACCGTCCCGCCTTCGCCAAACAGTTCATCAGCGATATGTTTGCTGACCCGCCGTCAACGGAACGGATCGACGAAATGTACGCGGAGACGATGAAGACGCCAACGTCGGTAGCAACGGCAATTACGCGAGACGTAGCCGAGAGTGACCTCCGCGGTGTGATTCCCGAGATACCCATCCCAACGCTCCTGCTCTACAGCGAACAGAGCAAGGTCTATCCTAGCGACCTGGGCGAGTGGATGCACGGTCAGATTCCCGACTCGGAACTCATGTTGTTCCCGGAAAGTGGTCACTGTCCATTCTGGGAAGAACCCGACGAGTTCAACGACGCGGTCACCTCGTTCGTCGAGCAGCGTGCCGATCGCGACGTGGAAACCGAAGGGACAGAATAA
- a CDS encoding bacteriophage holin, with amino-acid sequence MNNWTKTNVKESGDETMQKPRQTAISESSRLDPNAFGLACGIFWAGAVAAIGLTARVGWGKRWEELLADMYRGFNETRSGLVIGAGWAFLDGFTSGYIVASLYNRILQG; translated from the coding sequence ATGAACAACTGGACCAAAACCAACGTAAAAGAATCAGGTGACGAGACGATGCAAAAACCCCGTCAGACCGCGATTTCGGAATCATCTCGACTGGACCCAAACGCGTTTGGGTTGGCGTGTGGAATATTCTGGGCGGGCGCGGTGGCGGCTATCGGCCTCACTGCTCGAGTGGGGTGGGGAAAACGATGGGAAGAGCTACTCGCAGACATGTATCGTGGCTTCAACGAGACCAGGTCCGGACTCGTCATCGGTGCTGGCTGGGCGTTTCTGGACGGATTTACCAGCGGATACATCGTCGCTTCATTGTACAATCGCATCCTGCAGGGATGA
- a CDS encoding cupin domain-containing protein, whose product MDVTNSAEKHEWDHQVQVTAALLSESVESEFDGNTVQSAEVTFRPGERTKFHTHAGVQVLYVTEGEGIVATRDKEREVSQGDLIVFPSGEEHWHGNTEDATSSFSHVYFLAESGDGELTVLESP is encoded by the coding sequence ATGGACGTGACGAACTCCGCGGAAAAGCACGAGTGGGACCATCAAGTCCAGGTGACGGCGGCACTTCTCTCGGAGAGTGTCGAGAGCGAGTTCGACGGGAATACCGTTCAATCGGCGGAAGTGACGTTTCGACCGGGTGAGCGGACTAAGTTCCACACTCACGCCGGCGTGCAGGTTCTGTACGTTACCGAGGGAGAAGGAATCGTCGCGACACGCGACAAAGAACGGGAGGTATCACAAGGCGATCTGATAGTCTTCCCTTCAGGTGAAGAACACTGGCACGGGAACACAGAGGACGCGACGTCTTCGTTCAGTCACGTCTACTTCCTCGCTGAATCAGGAGATGGTGAGCTGACAGTTTTGGAGTCGCCGTAA
- a CDS encoding GYD domain-containing protein has protein sequence MPTYITLLNWTQRGIESVEESLDRDEAATKIVESQGGEVKDVYYTMGPYDNVVISEFPDDESYAKAILKVESEGYITGQTLKALSEEIIRDFPE, from the coding sequence ATGCCAACGTACATCACACTGTTAAACTGGACGCAGAGGGGGATTGAGAGCGTCGAGGAGAGTCTCGATCGAGACGAAGCTGCGACTAAAATAGTCGAATCACAGGGGGGAGAAGTCAAAGACGTATATTACACGATGGGACCGTACGACAACGTCGTAATCTCTGAATTTCCCGATGATGAAAGTTACGCAAAGGCAATCCTAAAGGTCGAAAGTGAAGGGTACATCACCGGTCAAACACTCAAAGCCCTCTCCGAAGAGATCATTAGAGATTTCCCCGAATAG
- a CDS encoding RtcB family protein, which produces MGGVAAVDLDNGVISLGEIGFDLDCGVRVLRTDLSYEDVEGREEELGDFLYRLISVAFGMGGYLDVDHTTGEETIRGNL; this is translated from the coding sequence ATCGGCGGCGTCGCCGCAGTGGACCTCGACAACGGCGTGATCAGCCTCGGTGAAATTGGCTTCGACCTCGACTGTGGCGTGCGAGTGTTGCGAACGGACCTCTCATACGAAGACGTCGAGGGACGCGAGGAGGAACTCGGCGATTTCCTCTACCGACTGATTTCGGTTGCCTTCGGTATGGGTGGGTACCTCGACGTCGATCATACGACCGGGGAGGAGACTATTCGGGGAAATCTCTAA
- a CDS encoding Hsp20/alpha crystallin family protein, with protein MTDGNTPFEGLEKQFERLQRQFEDVTRTWNFDRFGFPEMEAASMGIDLVDRGDEFVLTADVPGFERDEIDVRLSDSTLSITAEHEEEMEEREELYLKSERAHRAISRSVRLPESIDEDGISATYNNGVLTLTLPKVEPTEVGGNKIEVE; from the coding sequence ATGACCGACGGAAACACACCATTCGAAGGACTCGAGAAGCAATTCGAACGTCTCCAGCGGCAGTTCGAGGACGTTACGAGAACGTGGAATTTCGACCGGTTCGGTTTCCCGGAGATGGAAGCGGCGTCGATGGGAATCGATCTGGTCGACCGTGGCGACGAGTTCGTCCTCACCGCGGATGTCCCGGGATTCGAGCGCGACGAAATCGACGTGCGTCTCTCGGACTCCACGCTTAGTATCACGGCGGAGCACGAGGAGGAGATGGAAGAACGGGAGGAGCTGTATCTCAAGAGCGAACGAGCACACAGGGCGATCAGTCGATCCGTTCGGTTACCGGAATCTATCGACGAAGACGGTATCTCGGCAACGTACAATAACGGCGTACTCACGCTCACGCTGCCGAAAGTGGAGCCGACGGAAGTCGGCGGAAACAAAATCGAAGTCGAGTAA
- a CDS encoding CapA family protein encodes MALQIGLTGDVMLGRLVNERQQGRPPAAVWGTLLDRLRSCDGLFINLECCLSRRGNPWQRTYRPFHFRADPDWAILALERAGVDGCALANNHVLDFEVEALLDTLDELDAADIAHAGCGRTLDEALDPAVVTIGDLTIAFVSFTDNVIEYAADETSPGTAYIEMDATNDTTRNTVQEVLELTRAESPDLVITSLHWGPNMAESPPDSFEQFGRWLLDEGVDVIHGHSAHVFHGIEVHDGKPILYDTGDFVDDYAIDNHLRNDRSFLFELSVTGDGRVSEIRLQPTEICDDAVHEASPDAAAWSRDRMRSLSDAFGTTFERDGEGLVLSLGS; translated from the coding sequence ATGGCTCTCCAGATTGGATTGACCGGCGACGTAATGCTCGGCCGTCTCGTCAACGAACGACAGCAGGGTCGACCCCCCGCGGCGGTGTGGGGAACGCTGCTGGACCGTCTTCGCTCCTGCGACGGGTTGTTCATTAATCTCGAGTGCTGTCTGTCGAGACGAGGGAACCCGTGGCAGCGGACGTACAGACCGTTTCACTTCCGGGCGGATCCAGACTGGGCGATACTCGCACTCGAGCGCGCCGGAGTCGACGGTTGTGCGCTTGCGAACAACCACGTACTCGACTTCGAAGTCGAGGCGCTGCTCGATACGCTCGACGAACTCGACGCGGCGGACATCGCCCACGCTGGTTGCGGACGGACGCTCGACGAGGCACTGGATCCAGCAGTTGTCACCATCGGAGATCTTACGATCGCCTTCGTCTCGTTCACCGATAACGTCATCGAGTACGCCGCCGACGAAACTTCGCCAGGGACGGCATATATAGAAATGGACGCGACCAACGATACGACGCGGAACACCGTACAGGAGGTTCTCGAACTGACTCGAGCCGAAAGTCCCGATCTCGTTATCACGTCGCTCCACTGGGGTCCCAACATGGCCGAAAGCCCACCCGATTCGTTCGAGCAATTCGGGCGGTGGCTTCTCGACGAGGGCGTCGACGTCATTCACGGTCACAGCGCGCACGTCTTCCACGGCATCGAGGTACACGACGGGAAGCCGATCCTGTACGACACGGGTGACTTCGTCGACGATTACGCTATTGATAATCACCTCCGTAACGATCGAAGCTTCCTCTTCGAGCTATCCGTCACCGGTGACGGACGAGTCTCCGAAATTCGTCTACAGCCAACCGAGATTTGCGACGACGCAGTGCACGAGGCGAGCCCTGACGCAGCAGCGTGGAGTCGAGATCGGATGCGGTCCCTTTCCGACGCGTTTGGAACGACGTTCGAACGAGATGGCGAGGGACTCGTCCTCTCGCTCGGGAGCTGA
- a CDS encoding universal stress protein, translated as MKFLVAVDGSTEAGNALQYATDIAVAAEGEITVVHAVHPAVYDEGGSEPITTFSDAEQRLILENIEGAEERGSDVLDDALDRAEDAGVDVEAELLYGDPVGEIVDYAEVEGFDGIYVGHRGRTGRAELMLGSVAKAIVERATVPVTVVR; from the coding sequence ATGAAGTTCCTCGTAGCCGTTGATGGCTCCACTGAAGCTGGAAACGCCCTCCAGTACGCCACCGATATCGCGGTTGCGGCAGAAGGAGAGATAACGGTGGTCCACGCCGTACATCCCGCCGTCTACGACGAAGGGGGAAGCGAACCGATTACGACGTTCTCGGACGCGGAACAACGACTGATACTCGAGAACATCGAGGGCGCCGAAGAGCGGGGCTCAGACGTTCTCGATGACGCGCTCGATCGCGCGGAGGACGCCGGTGTCGATGTCGAGGCTGAACTCCTGTACGGCGATCCAGTCGGGGAAATCGTTGACTACGCGGAGGTCGAGGGATTCGACGGGATCTACGTCGGCCACCGCGGGCGGACCGGACGCGCGGAACTGATGCTCGGCAGCGTCGCGAAAGCGATCGTCGAACGCGCGACCGTTCCGGTTACCGTCGTACGTTGA
- a CDS encoding HAD hydrolase family protein — protein MALAELAAAEGIDVGQTIAVGNDATDLPMLRLAGTAVGFAPEPIVENHCDVVMTSMRILELYFEQHAIVELGDSGG, from the coding sequence GTGGCACTCGCCGAACTCGCCGCCGCGGAGGGGATCGACGTGGGACAGACCATCGCGGTCGGCAACGACGCGACGGATCTTCCGATGCTCCGACTCGCCGGAACCGCCGTTGGATTCGCGCCCGAACCGATCGTCGAGAATCACTGCGACGTCGTCATGACGTCGATGCGAATACTCGAACTCTACTTCGAACAGCACGCCATCGTCGAATTGGGCGACTCAGGTGGGTGA
- a CDS encoding CBS domain-containing protein, translated as MDIADIVSTEYAEFTPETPVSKLVGTFADSDVRGVVVHGDEFEGVITRRQLATSHHKPNQKLGSLRWHVPRLSPDEDIRKVAQLMIDSDSQFLPVFEGRELIGVVTADAVLRKVKPFLEAATVSEAYSSDLVSIEPSASLGDALHVFRDEHITHIPVVEDNVAVGILSLYDLTDFTTRAEVRSQGGDAGGMDPYGGEISDSTGRTRAGGFGAREGERTRMLDLPVRDVMVSPVRKIHPNETLEAAVEEMFEVDGSSLVVTTDGSPHGIVTKTDVLDSLTWEAGGNRGVQVYGVDLIEDVSYDEIVAMIDKFDDRDHGMSVLDAKVHLHEHDEKLRGTSLLLARIRLHTDRGLYIASGEGYGASHALNEARDVLERQIRDKKTYGRSKKPPSPEFWEKRFGWMLEE; from the coding sequence ATGGACATTGCAGATATCGTTTCCACCGAGTACGCCGAATTCACCCCGGAAACGCCCGTTTCGAAACTCGTCGGCACCTTCGCGGATTCCGACGTTCGGGGCGTCGTAGTACACGGTGATGAGTTCGAAGGAGTCATCACCAGGAGACAACTCGCGACGTCGCATCACAAACCGAATCAAAAGCTAGGGTCGCTGCGCTGGCACGTTCCCCGTCTCTCCCCCGACGAGGACATCCGTAAAGTCGCACAACTCATGATCGACAGCGACTCGCAGTTCCTCCCGGTTTTCGAGGGACGTGAGTTGATCGGGGTCGTCACCGCCGACGCGGTCCTCCGAAAGGTCAAGCCGTTCCTCGAGGCGGCGACCGTTTCCGAAGCGTACTCCTCGGATCTGGTCTCGATCGAGCCATCCGCGAGCCTCGGGGATGCGCTCCACGTCTTCCGGGACGAGCACATCACACACATTCCGGTCGTCGAAGACAACGTAGCGGTCGGGATCTTGAGTCTCTACGATCTGACGGACTTCACGACTCGTGCCGAGGTACGGAGCCAGGGCGGCGACGCGGGCGGGATGGACCCGTATGGGGGCGAGATTTCGGACAGCACCGGCCGGACGCGTGCCGGTGGCTTCGGCGCCCGCGAGGGAGAGCGGACGCGGATGCTGGATCTGCCGGTCCGAGACGTGATGGTCTCGCCGGTGCGCAAGATTCACCCGAACGAGACGCTCGAGGCGGCAGTCGAGGAGATGTTCGAAGTCGACGGCTCATCGCTGGTCGTCACGACGGATGGCTCTCCCCACGGTATCGTCACGAAAACCGACGTCTTGGACTCGCTTACGTGGGAAGCCGGGGGCAACCGCGGCGTCCAGGTCTACGGTGTCGATCTGATCGAAGACGTGAGTTACGACGAGATCGTCGCGATGATCGATAAGTTCGACGACAGGGATCACGGGATGTCCGTCCTGGATGCGAAGGTTCACCTCCACGAACACGACGAGAAATTGCGCGGGACGTCGCTCCTGCTCGCCCGCATCCGGCTCCACACCGACCGGGGTCTATACATCGCGTCGGGAGAGGGCTACGGTGCGAGCCACGCGCTCAACGAGGCGAGAGACGTCCTCGAGAGACAAATCCGAGACAAGAAGACCTACGGACGGAGCAAGAAGCCGCCAAGTCCGGAGTTCTGGGAGAAACGCTTCGGCTGGATGCTGGAGGAGTGA
- a CDS encoding DUF7557 family protein — MTRTIELEDDLAERMEGHLEDDETLEEFIEELVAIYEQEGRLLQEGA, encoded by the coding sequence ATGACCCGAACGATCGAGCTCGAGGACGACCTCGCAGAACGAATGGAAGGCCACCTCGAGGACGACGAGACGCTCGAGGAGTTCATCGAGGAACTGGTTGCGATATACGAACAAGAAGGCAGGCTCCTCCAAGAAGGAGCGTAG
- a CDS encoding YbhB/YbcL family Raf kinase inhibitor-like protein, with the protein MEKGSSTVTRRKLSAALVIAIAGCIDEFDDGGGDETEEDNPALSEAIQEGDVRLTSPAFDDGEEIPDEYGYDAENVNPSLEIDNVSDDAESLVFVMDDPDAVEPAGQIWVHWLVWNVPPETSTIPEDWDSDEAVEGKNDFDEIGYGGPSPPDEPHTYRFKLYALDAVLDLEEGATVDDLGEAMDERVVARTQLTGTYAP; encoded by the coding sequence ATGGAAAAGGGGAGTTCGACGGTTACACGACGGAAGCTCTCGGCCGCGCTCGTGATCGCAATCGCTGGGTGCATCGACGAGTTCGACGACGGCGGCGGTGACGAAACTGAAGAGGACAACCCCGCACTGTCGGAAGCGATCCAAGAAGGAGACGTGCGACTTACGAGCCCGGCGTTCGACGACGGCGAAGAAATTCCTGACGAGTACGGGTACGACGCGGAGAACGTCAATCCCTCGCTCGAGATCGACAACGTCTCGGACGACGCCGAATCCCTCGTGTTCGTGATGGACGATCCCGACGCAGTCGAGCCGGCGGGTCAGATCTGGGTTCACTGGCTGGTGTGGAACGTTCCACCGGAGACGTCGACGATACCGGAAGATTGGGACTCAGACGAAGCCGTCGAAGGAAAGAACGATTTCGACGAGATCGGGTACGGCGGACCGAGTCCGCCGGATGAACCACACACCTACCGGTTCAAATTGTACGCCCTCGACGCCGTACTCGATCTCGAGGAGGGGGCGACCGTCGACGATCTCGGTGAGGCGATGGACGAACGCGTCGTCGCTCGAACGCAGTTGACAGGCACCTACGCACCGTGA
- a CDS encoding AI-2E family transporter: protein MSAESARSKRFFLLIGILVGLLSLLIVLPFLTWILVGVILAYALSPINNRLSKRFGAALSAGLSILIGLFLIVFPIVLILGVAANQARQLFAAFEPEDVSQLDDVIVERFGVQVDLATLEDAFSGVVRTGARGLAGNLFSIIGGLPELFIGFTVLFFVLFYLLKDGDQALAWARTVLPLEPEVREELFDETNLLIHNSLVGTAAVAAVQAVLLGGVFLALGLGNVIFWIVTTFVAAMIPLVGASIVWAPASIYLFVVGRPIPAIILLAFGALIISTVDNILRPIVMRRGTQLNPAITIIGIFGGIALFGFVGLFIGPIVLGMMKLIIDIWVREYPEPAPTQQQ from the coding sequence ATGAGTGCAGAATCGGCGCGTTCGAAGCGGTTCTTCCTGCTGATCGGCATTCTCGTCGGACTGCTATCCCTACTGATCGTCTTGCCGTTTCTCACCTGGATTTTGGTCGGCGTGATCCTCGCATACGCGCTCTCCCCCATCAACAATCGACTTTCAAAGCGGTTCGGTGCGGCACTGTCCGCCGGCCTCTCGATTCTCATCGGACTCTTTTTGATCGTCTTTCCGATCGTCCTCATCCTCGGTGTTGCGGCGAATCAGGCCCGGCAACTCTTCGCAGCGTTCGAGCCCGAAGATGTCTCCCAACTCGACGACGTGATCGTGGAACGGTTCGGTGTTCAGGTCGATCTCGCGACCCTCGAGGATGCGTTCAGTGGCGTCGTCAGAACGGGTGCGCGAGGCCTTGCTGGAAACCTCTTCAGTATCATCGGCGGATTGCCCGAGCTCTTTATTGGATTTACCGTACTGTTTTTCGTCCTGTTCTACTTGCTCAAAGACGGCGATCAGGCTCTTGCGTGGGCTCGAACCGTCCTCCCACTCGAGCCAGAGGTGCGTGAGGAGCTGTTCGATGAAACCAATTTGTTGATCCACAATTCGTTGGTAGGTACTGCCGCTGTTGCCGCGGTGCAAGCAGTCCTGCTTGGCGGTGTGTTCCTCGCTCTCGGCCTCGGCAACGTCATCTTCTGGATCGTGACGACGTTCGTCGCAGCGATGATTCCCCTCGTCGGTGCCTCGATCGTCTGGGCTCCTGCATCGATCTACCTGTTCGTCGTCGGCCGCCCCATTCCCGCGATCATACTGCTGGCCTTCGGCGCACTCATTATCAGTACTGTAGATAACATTCTCCGTCCGATTGTCATGCGCCGGGGAACCCAGCTCAATCCAGCTATCACGATCATCGGTATTTTTGGCGGAATCGCACTCTTCGGTTTCGTCGGCCTCTTTATCGGTCCGATTGTCCTCGGGATGATGAAACTGATCATCGATATCTGGGTTCGGGAGTATCCCGAGCCAGCACCGACCCAGCAGCAGTAA
- a CDS encoding 3-phosphoshikimate 1-carboxyvinyltransferase, with the protein MSGPAGIADGTTVLTSDRSLRTRPHGPLLDALDQLDCRAESTQGDGRAPLVITGPTDGGQVSLANDISSHFVAPLLMVGERFLDDSFSLGKWRNRTRLVAGFYR; encoded by the coding sequence ATGAGCGGACCGGCCGGGATCGCTGATGGGACCACGGTTCTTACCAGCGACAGATCCCTCCGTACACGACCGCACGGTCCACTACTAGACGCGCTCGATCAGCTTGACTGTCGCGCCGAAAGTACGCAAGGAGACGGACGGGCACCGCTCGTAATAACAGGCCCCACCGACGGCGGCCAGGTATCGTTAGCGAACGACATCTCTTCGCACTTCGTCGCTCCTCTCCTGATGGTCGGCGAACGTTTCCTCGATGACTCGTTTTCGCTCGGAAAATGGCGGAATCGGACGAGGCTCGTGGCGGGTTTCTATCGCTAG
- a CDS encoding universal stress protein translates to MSVTILVPIDRSSQSIEGLVYPLVSFPDATVTALHVLDVEHDAYGEVGSSEPSDEQRQRTGEQILERATEIASEYDRTVESVLETGIPHRKIVEYTVEHDIDHVVMGSHGESPIVRPFLGHVSEAVVRRVPVSTTIIPESQSELEQRELSGRILVPVDGSEQSVAALEYAASRFPEGRITIFHTVALPFEYEVDAIEGTYVENFVDNLTERGEAILASAEKAIEGDDVVVETAELEYGEPSRSIGEYAVENDYDQIIMGSHGRSLPTRIITGSVAETVSRRSSIPVTLVSGHPDES, encoded by the coding sequence ATGTCAGTCACCATCCTCGTTCCCATCGATCGATCGTCACAATCGATTGAAGGGCTCGTGTATCCGCTCGTATCGTTTCCAGATGCAACCGTCACTGCGTTACACGTCCTCGATGTAGAGCACGACGCCTACGGAGAGGTTGGCTCCAGTGAACCATCCGACGAACAACGCCAACGAACTGGTGAACAAATCCTCGAACGCGCAACCGAAATTGCGTCGGAGTACGATCGCACGGTCGAGTCGGTGCTCGAGACGGGCATCCCACATCGCAAGATCGTCGAGTACACAGTCGAACACGACATCGATCACGTCGTGATGGGGAGCCACGGTGAGTCACCGATCGTTCGGCCTTTCCTTGGACACGTTAGCGAAGCGGTCGTCCGGCGAGTGCCCGTTTCGACGACGATCATTCCAGAATCTCAGTCGGAACTCGAGCAGCGAGAGCTATCCGGCCGCATTCTGGTTCCCGTTGACGGCTCGGAACAGTCAGTCGCTGCGCTCGAATACGCTGCCAGCCGATTTCCCGAGGGGCGCATCACGATTTTCCACACCGTAGCGCTCCCCTTCGAGTACGAGGTGGACGCTATCGAAGGAACGTACGTAGAGAATTTCGTCGATAATCTAACCGAACGAGGAGAAGCGATCCTCGCGTCGGCAGAGAAAGCGATCGAAGGTGACGACGTCGTCGTCGAGACAGCGGAACTGGAGTACGGAGAGCCGTCCCGATCCATCGGCGAATACGCAGTGGAGAACGATTACGACCAGATCATTATGGGTAGTCACGGCCGATCTTTGCCGACGCGAATTATCACTGGAAGTGTCGCGGAAACCGTCTCACGTCGATCGTCAATTCCTGTGACGCTAGTAAGCGGCCATCCGGATGAATCGTAA